A single genomic interval of Flavihumibacter rivuli harbors:
- a CDS encoding sugar transferase, which produces MKTLSRTGYKKIVHHTSADQSLFAVSLNGQRDYFYAAMKRMVDIVFSLVILVGILSWLVPVLLILIRMGSRGPAFFTQERVGYMGRVFRIYKFRTMVLNDDAHTMQAVPGDPRVTKLGSWLRSTGLDELPQCWNVLMGDMSLIGPRPHMLADELVFSGMVPNYGLRYSVRPGITGMAQVKGCKGPVDDPRLIVHRFNWDAFYVRNAGIVLDLRISWLTIKHILGVLVSRNQ; this is translated from the coding sequence ATGAAAACCTTATCCAGGACCGGTTACAAAAAGATCGTTCATCATACATCGGCTGACCAATCTTTATTTGCAGTTTCTTTAAATGGGCAAAGGGATTACTTCTATGCCGCCATGAAGCGTATGGTTGATATTGTTTTTTCCCTGGTAATCCTGGTTGGAATATTGAGCTGGCTCGTACCGGTTTTGTTAATATTAATCCGCATGGGCTCGCGTGGCCCCGCTTTTTTTACGCAGGAAAGGGTGGGGTATATGGGACGTGTATTCCGGATTTACAAGTTCAGGACCATGGTGCTGAATGACGATGCGCATACGATGCAGGCTGTTCCCGGTGATCCAAGGGTAACTAAACTAGGCAGTTGGTTGAGGTCCACTGGATTGGATGAGCTTCCGCAATGCTGGAATGTTTTGATGGGTGATATGAGTTTAATAGGACCCAGACCCCATATGCTGGCTGATGAATTGGTTTTTTCAGGGATGGTCCCCAACTATGGATTAAGGTATAGTGTGCGTCCGGGTATAACCGGAATGGCACAGGTGAAAGGGTGTAAAGGACCAGTTGATGATCCAAGGCTGATCGTTCACCGTTTCAATTGGGACGCTTTTTATGTTAGGAATGCGGGTATTGTTTTGGACCTTCGGATAAGCTGGCTGACCATTAAACATATATTGGGTGTGCTGGTTTCCCGCAATCAATGA
- a CDS encoding YifB family Mg chelatase-like AAA ATPase: protein MLVKTFGSAVYGVEAITISVEVTVMNGKNTFMVGLPDNAVKESVQRIESAFKANGYYFPRQKVVINLAPADIRKSGSAFDLPMAIGLLGATGQMDNRDLLGDFVLMGEMGLDGSIHPIRGALPIAINTRKEQFRGLILPKQNAREAAMVNNLDVFGVHHINEVIAFLNNPELLQPVRVNTREEFLQSQYEFDMDFCDVKGQENIKRAMEIAAAGGHNLILIGPPGAGKTMLAKRLPTILPPLSLQEALETTKIHSVAGKLPEHATLINKRPFRSPHHTISDVALVGGGGVPQPGEISLAHNGVLFLDELPEFKRSVLEVMRQPMEERRVTISRAKIALDFPASFMLVASMNPCPCGFYNHPEKECTCHPGVVQKYLNKVSGPLLDRIDLHVEVTPVAFGELSLHSGRENSEAIRHRVIAARQIQEGRFRELTGIYANAQITARQLKEYCYLESSSMKLLKTAMEKLNLSARAFDRILKVSRTIADLAGCPSILPEHVAEAIQYRSLDRTSWG from the coding sequence ATGTTAGTGAAGACCTTTGGAAGTGCAGTGTACGGTGTAGAAGCGATCACCATTTCGGTGGAGGTCACGGTAATGAACGGCAAAAACACCTTTATGGTTGGCTTGCCAGATAACGCCGTTAAAGAAAGTGTGCAAAGGATCGAAAGTGCATTCAAGGCAAATGGTTATTACTTCCCCAGGCAAAAAGTAGTCATCAACCTTGCCCCGGCTGATATCAGGAAATCAGGATCCGCCTTTGACCTCCCCATGGCCATTGGACTGCTGGGGGCAACTGGCCAAATGGACAACAGGGACCTGTTGGGAGATTTTGTACTAATGGGCGAAATGGGCCTTGATGGCAGCATTCACCCGATCAGGGGGGCCTTACCAATTGCCATCAATACCAGGAAGGAGCAGTTCAGGGGACTGATCCTCCCGAAACAGAATGCGAGGGAAGCGGCAATGGTCAACAACCTCGATGTCTTTGGGGTGCACCATATAAATGAAGTCATTGCCTTCCTCAACAACCCGGAGCTTTTACAACCTGTCAGGGTGAATACCAGGGAAGAATTCCTGCAGTCGCAATATGAATTCGATATGGATTTCTGCGATGTGAAAGGCCAGGAGAATATTAAAAGGGCAATGGAGATTGCAGCAGCAGGCGGCCACAACCTGATCCTCATCGGCCCTCCGGGAGCCGGCAAAACCATGTTGGCCAAAAGATTACCAACGATCCTTCCTCCCCTGAGCCTGCAGGAAGCACTGGAAACAACCAAGATCCACAGTGTTGCAGGAAAATTGCCGGAACATGCCACCCTCATCAATAAACGCCCTTTCCGATCCCCCCACCACACCATTAGCGATGTAGCACTTGTAGGGGGTGGTGGCGTACCACAGCCGGGGGAAATATCCCTCGCACACAATGGCGTACTATTCCTTGATGAATTACCGGAGTTCAAAAGATCTGTATTGGAAGTTATGCGTCAACCCATGGAAGAAAGAAGGGTTACCATTTCAAGGGCCAAGATTGCCCTTGACTTCCCCGCTAGTTTCATGCTGGTAGCCTCGATGAATCCCTGCCCCTGCGGGTTCTATAACCACCCTGAAAAAGAATGCACCTGCCATCCCGGTGTTGTCCAAAAATACCTTAACAAAGTTTCAGGTCCCTTACTAGACAGGATCGATCTTCACGTTGAGGTAACGCCAGTTGCTTTTGGGGAATTGAGCCTGCATTCGGGAAGGGAAAATTCTGAAGCGATTAGGCACCGTGTTATTGCAGCCAGGCAAATCCAGGAAGGGAGGTTCAGGGAACTTACAGGAATATATGCCAACGCCCAGATCACAGCCCGTCAACTCAAGGAATACTGTTACCTGGAATCGTCCAGCATGAAGCTCTTGAAAACAGCCATGGAAAAACTCAATCTTTCGGCAAGGGCTTTCGACCGCATCCTTAAGGTTTCGCGTACCATCGCCGACCTTGCCGGTTGCCCCTCTATCTTACCGGAACATGTCGCGGAAGCCATTCAATACAGGAGTTTGGACAGGACAAGTTGGGGATGA